The proteins below come from a single Rhizobium sp. BT04 genomic window:
- a CDS encoding amino acid ABC transporter ATP-binding protein: protein MEGAVLSSANDQSTLISLDRVEKWYGSFHALKNISLSVRKGEKIVLCGPSGSGKSTLIRCINALELIQEGRIVVEGQLLDGTSKAVDAIRREVGMVFQNFNLFPHMTVLQNCALAPMRVRGTSRANAERLARKYLERVRILDQAEKYPAQLSGGQQQRVAIARALCMEPKAMLFDEPTSALDPEMVKEVLDTMIGLARDGMTMICVTHEMGFARQVADRVIFMASGEIIEEAEPEVFFKSPKHERTKAFLGEILAHH, encoded by the coding sequence ATGGAGGGCGCCGTGCTCAGTTCCGCTAATGATCAGTCGACATTGATATCTCTTGATAGAGTGGAGAAATGGTACGGCTCCTTCCATGCGCTGAAAAACATCAGCCTGTCGGTTCGCAAAGGCGAGAAGATCGTACTTTGCGGACCTTCGGGTTCCGGCAAGTCGACGTTGATACGCTGCATCAACGCTCTCGAGCTGATCCAGGAAGGCAGGATTGTCGTCGAGGGACAGTTGCTCGACGGCACAAGCAAGGCGGTTGATGCCATTCGGCGCGAAGTCGGGATGGTGTTCCAGAACTTCAATTTGTTCCCGCACATGACCGTTCTGCAGAACTGCGCGCTTGCGCCTATGAGGGTCCGCGGAACCAGCCGGGCCAACGCCGAGAGGCTGGCGAGAAAGTACCTCGAACGGGTTCGAATCCTTGATCAGGCGGAGAAGTATCCCGCTCAGCTCAGCGGAGGGCAGCAACAGCGTGTCGCCATTGCCCGGGCGCTCTGCATGGAACCCAAGGCGATGTTGTTCGACGAACCGACATCGGCGCTCGATCCGGAAATGGTGAAGGAAGTGCTGGACACGATGATCGGTCTCGCACGCGACGGCATGACCATGATCTGCGTCACCCATGAAATGGGCTTCGCCCGTCAGGTTGCAGACAGGGTCATCTTCATGGCTTCCGGCGAGATCATAGAGGAGGCCGAGCCCGAGGTCTTCTTCAAGTCTCCGAAGCATGAGCGCACCAAGGCTTTCCTTGGCGAGATCCTCGCACATCACTGA